One stretch of Euphorbia lathyris chromosome 7, ddEupLath1.1, whole genome shotgun sequence DNA includes these proteins:
- the LOC136200945 gene encoding uncharacterized protein produces the protein MSWLARSFANSLRLQEEEEQVEEEEDDHHFSENDITPNAPHQSSSSNPNHQQPHSSQHQQDEAIARGVKDDLTEFSQTLTRQLWGVASFLAPPPPTSNDLNLSQPSDRFHEAEASDSEEIPPISHDFVEIGGRFRTGVTEISKMASNYFPFGSDDNEMESDRGRNDPEDQELVTDEFDECEAGAIGVTDEVLAFARNIAMHPETWLDFPLDEEEDLDDFDMSDAQREHALTVEQLAPRLAALRIELCPCHMTDSYFWKVYFVLLHSRLCKHDSEILSTPQVMEARAMWMQELHKETKPEDDWFGRSISFSNNSIHTLHEEFVDARTVDSEPATSMATDYETDKHPVLSTDLQFIDKSVIAEKPVIKFEESNLLGVGPYKPILPNYEDDDDDWPDEEDSDLGSYKATMGNEEDFSFSDLEDDANYTMPIKSNTLTKGTETSKS, from the exons ATGTCATGGTTGGCTCGCTCCTTCGCCAACTCCCTCCGcctccaagaagaagaagaacaagtagaagaagaagaagacgaccATCATTTTTCTGAAAACGACATCACACCCAATGCTCCTCACCAGTCATCTTCTTCCAATCCCAATCACCAACAACCCCATTCTTCTCAACATCAACAAGATGAAGCGATTGCCAGAGGTGTTAAAGATGACCTTACAGAATTCAGCCAAACCCTCACGCGCCAACTTTGGGGGGTCGCATCTTTCCttgctcctcctcctcctacGTCCAACGACTTGAATCTCTCCCAGCCCTCTGATCGGTTCCACGAAGCGGAGGCCTCCGATTCCGAGGAAATACCGCCGATCAGCCACGATTTTGTTGAGATCGGTGGCAGATTTAGGACTGGAGTTACGGAGATTTCTAAGATGGCGTCTAATTATTTTCCTTTTGGGTCCGACGATAATGAGATGGAAAGTGATAGAGGCCGGAATGATCCAGAGGACCAGGAATTGGTGACGGATGAGTTTGATGAGTGTGAAGCAGGAGCAATTGGGGTTACCGATGAGGTCTTGGCATTTGCTAGGAATATTGCTATGCATCCGGAGACGTGGTTGGATTTTCCTCTCGACGAGGAAGAGGATTTAGATG ATTTTGATATGTCTGATGCCCAACGAGAGCATGCTTTGACCGTTGAACAACTTGCTCCTAGATTAGCTGCTCTTAGGATTGAACTTTGTCCTTGCCATATGACTGACAGTTACTTTTGGAAAGTTTATTTTGTTCTTTTGCATTCAAGACTCTGCAAACATGATTCGGAAATTCTGTCAACACCTCAG GTAATGGAAGCTAGAGCAATGTGGATGCAGGAGCTACATAAAGAAACAAAACCTGAAGATGACTGGTTTGGAAGAAGcatttccttttcaaataacaGTATTCACACATTGCATGAAGAATTTGTCGATGCCAGAACAGTTGATTCTGAACCTGCAACCAGTATGGCCACAGATTATGAGACAGATAAGCACCCAGTTTTAAGTACCGATTTGCAATTTATTGATAAGTCCGTTATCGCAGAAAAGCCAGTGATAAAATTTGAGGAAAGCAATCTGCTGGGTGTTGGACCCTATAAACCAATCCTTCCAAATTATGAAGATGATGACGATGACTGGCCGGATGAGGAAGATTCTGATTTAGGCAGTTATAAAGCTACCATGGGAAATGAAGAAGATTTCTCCTTCAGTGATCTTGAAGATGATGCCAATTATACCATGCCCATCAAATCCAACACACTTACTAAAGGTACAGAAACTTCAAAATCATAA